From one Streptomyces sp. CA-210063 genomic stretch:
- a CDS encoding NAD(P)/FAD-dependent oxidoreductase: MSGLSDVLVVGGGIAGAAAGYFLGRSGARVTLLEAERTPGTHATGRSAALFSEYYGNTVVRALTVASRAFFERPPAGFSPVAELLRPRGVLALGTPDTGREFDAAKASGASAPQPVVEVDRDQALALCPALRPGAFDRALYKPGARDIDTDAVLQGFLRGVRAAGGSVVTGARVLALTRRHGQWYAATSAGEFAAPVVVDAAGAWADQVAGSAGVAPRGLVSYRRTAALATVPADRAPEGRSGDTGGRDHSRHPGNEGLPGGSAADVAHWPMISDVADTFYARPESGGLLLSPADATPAPPGDVRPDDRDVALALDRFRAVVELPVRHIRRAWAGLRTSTPDDTPVIGPDPDAAGFCWLAGLGGYGIQTAPAAGALLAALIAGNEPPPGLTTAVAGVTPARAGRS; encoded by the coding sequence GTGAGCGGCTTGTCGGACGTGCTGGTCGTCGGGGGTGGCATCGCGGGCGCCGCGGCCGGGTACTTCCTCGGCCGGTCCGGCGCCCGGGTGACGCTGCTGGAGGCCGAGCGGACTCCGGGCACGCACGCGACGGGGCGGTCGGCCGCGCTCTTCTCCGAGTACTACGGGAACACCGTGGTACGGGCGCTGACTGTGGCTTCCCGCGCCTTCTTCGAGAGACCCCCGGCGGGATTCTCCCCCGTCGCGGAGCTGCTGCGGCCGCGTGGCGTCCTCGCCCTCGGGACCCCGGACACCGGCCGGGAGTTCGATGCCGCGAAGGCCTCGGGCGCGAGCGCCCCGCAGCCGGTGGTCGAGGTGGACCGCGACCAGGCGCTCGCCCTGTGCCCGGCACTGCGGCCCGGCGCCTTCGACCGCGCGCTGTACAAGCCGGGTGCCCGCGACATCGACACGGACGCCGTCCTCCAGGGCTTTCTGCGCGGCGTGCGGGCAGCGGGCGGGAGTGTCGTGACCGGTGCCCGGGTGCTCGCTCTGACCCGTCGTCACGGACAGTGGTACGCGGCCACGTCGGCCGGGGAGTTCGCCGCGCCGGTGGTGGTCGACGCGGCGGGCGCCTGGGCCGATCAGGTGGCGGGGTCGGCCGGCGTCGCCCCCAGGGGCCTGGTGTCGTACCGGCGTACGGCGGCGCTCGCCACCGTGCCGGCGGACCGGGCGCCGGAGGGCCGCTCCGGCGACACAGGCGGCCGCGACCACTCGCGGCACCCGGGGAACGAGGGCCTGCCGGGCGGGTCGGCGGCCGACGTCGCGCACTGGCCGATGATCTCCGACGTGGCGGACACGTTCTACGCCCGCCCGGAGTCAGGCGGCCTGCTTCTCTCTCCCGCCGATGCCACCCCTGCCCCGCCCGGTGACGTACGGCCCGACGACCGCGACGTGGCGCTGGCCCTCGACCGGTTCCGGGCGGTGGTGGAGCTGCCGGTACGGCACATCCGCCGCGCCTGGGCCGGGCTGCGCACCTCGACGCCCGACGACACCCCCGTCATCGGCCCCGATCCGGACGCGGCCGGCTTCTGCTGGCTCGCCGGTCTCGGCGGCTACGGGATCCAGACAGCCCCCGCGGCGGGCGCGCTGCTCGCCGCGCTCATCGCGGGGAACGAGCCACCACCCGGGCTCACCACGGCCGTCGCGGGCGTCACCCCTGCCCGCGCCGGCCGGTCGTGA
- a CDS encoding MFS transporter, which translates to MTASERTAGDTSTSPQEDNGSRRRSVALAVISAAQLMFLLDATIVNVALPDIQESLRLDGSDLEWVVASYSIAFGGLLMLGGRAGDILGRRRLFMTGVAVFTAASLFGGFATEAWLLTVCRTAQGVGAAAASPAALSLIAVTFPEGPRRNRAVGWYTAVATAGGGVGLLAGGLITVYLSWRWVMFVNVPLGVAILAVGAGVLRETPRTRGAFDVLGAVTGTLAALLLCYGLIDGASGGGNWSSALVLAALGAAALLLPAFVVIERRSAQPLVPLWLFTDRTRFGTYTVTALIGTAMFGIFFFLTLFLQQVWDYSPLRTALVYLPLTCLLVIGAKAGSPLLALFGTRALVCGGLLTATAGILWLARIGESGGYTTGMLVPTVLTYAGLGVTGVPLTLAALSKVADEDSGAASGLLSMARQIGGATGLAVLGAVAWSSGDAVSGEAGAGLSTGVARGFAVAAGLTLLALCVAAVTLPRKGR; encoded by the coding sequence ATGACGGCGTCCGAGCGGACCGCCGGCGACACCTCCACGTCCCCGCAGGAGGACAACGGCAGTCGGCGGCGGTCGGTCGCGCTCGCGGTGATCTCGGCGGCGCAGCTGATGTTCCTGCTGGACGCGACCATCGTCAATGTGGCGCTGCCAGACATCCAGGAGTCGCTGCGCCTGGACGGCTCGGACCTGGAATGGGTCGTGGCCTCGTACTCGATCGCCTTCGGCGGGCTGCTGATGCTGGGCGGCCGGGCGGGGGACATCCTCGGCAGGCGGCGTCTGTTCATGACCGGCGTGGCGGTCTTCACCGCCGCGTCGCTGTTCGGCGGGTTCGCCACCGAGGCGTGGCTGCTGACCGTCTGCCGCACGGCGCAGGGAGTGGGCGCCGCCGCGGCCTCGCCCGCCGCGCTGTCGCTGATCGCGGTGACCTTTCCGGAGGGGCCGCGGCGCAACCGGGCCGTGGGCTGGTACACGGCCGTGGCCACGGCGGGCGGCGGCGTGGGGCTGCTGGCGGGCGGGCTGATCACGGTGTACCTGTCCTGGCGCTGGGTGATGTTCGTCAACGTCCCGCTCGGCGTGGCGATCCTCGCCGTCGGCGCCGGGGTGCTGCGCGAAACGCCCCGCACACGCGGCGCGTTCGACGTCCTGGGCGCGGTGACCGGCACCCTCGCCGCGCTGCTCCTGTGCTACGGGCTGATCGACGGCGCCTCGGGGGGCGGCAACTGGTCCTCCGCCCTGGTGCTGGCCGCGCTGGGTGCGGCGGCCCTGCTGCTGCCCGCGTTCGTGGTGATCGAGCGGCGCAGCGCCCAACCGCTGGTTCCGCTGTGGCTGTTCACCGACCGCACCCGTTTCGGCACGTACACCGTGACGGCGCTGATCGGCACGGCCATGTTCGGCATCTTCTTCTTCCTCACCCTCTTCCTGCAGCAGGTCTGGGACTACAGCCCGCTGCGCACCGCGCTCGTCTACCTCCCGCTGACCTGCCTGCTCGTCATCGGGGCCAAGGCCGGCTCCCCGCTCCTGGCGCTCTTCGGCACCCGCGCGCTGGTCTGCGGCGGCCTGCTGACGGCCACCGCCGGGATCCTGTGGCTGGCGAGGATCGGCGAGTCGGGCGGCTACACCACCGGGATGCTGGTGCCTACCGTGCTGACGTACGCGGGTCTGGGCGTCACCGGCGTGCCGCTGACCCTGGCCGCGCTCTCCAAGGTCGCCGACGAGGACTCGGGAGCGGCTTCCGGGCTGCTCAGCATGGCCCGGCAGATCGGCGGCGCGACCGGGCTTGCGGTGCTCGGCGCGGTCGCGTGGTCGTCCGGGGACGCCGTGTCCGGCGAGGCCGGGGCGGGACTGTCCACGGGGGTGGCCCGGGGGTTCGCCGTGGCGGCCGGCCTCACCCTGCTGGCGCTGTGCGTGGCGGCCGTGACCCTGCCCAGGAAGGGACGGTGA
- a CDS encoding AMP-binding protein produces the protein MVIPEPETAAKYRAAGWWREETFLADLAEAARTKAEHPAVIAYEGRELTKVVSYAELAVLVERFAAALAELGVVRGDVVAFYLPNRWILTPLYLACHRVGAVACPVIPALDVRELALVLQESAARICVTVDGFNDIDYGARLAEAAPASLAHRVVVGDAAATGALDFDEFFVRTPWEERHDVDTARQLGPDDPALLLYTSGTTGRMKGVVHSQNTLHAAVLAVSVPHRLDGDDVISIPNFATHMAGLTYACYMPLLLHATCVMQEANRDMELLLDIVAAHRVTWAYASPAYLVDLLDAQRKEPRDTSSVAQIVSGSAPIQPQLIAQVREVFDIPVRALWGMTENGAVTVTRDDDPEGWAGRSDGRAEPWMELRIAVEAGRDAGRLLVRGASQCLGYLGQREVYEACLDEDGWFDTSDLARDDGRGGIRIVGRSVDQITRGSGQKVSTLEVESVLTRHPAVKEVALVGYPDPHVPGTELVCAVVVPEGEPPTLETLHGHLADERMAKVLWPDRVQFVWELPKNSLGKVLRHPLRERLEIEYAARR, from the coding sequence TTGGTTATTCCGGAACCCGAGACGGCCGCGAAATACCGGGCGGCCGGCTGGTGGCGAGAGGAAACGTTTCTGGCCGACCTGGCCGAAGCAGCCCGCACCAAAGCGGAGCATCCCGCCGTCATCGCGTACGAGGGGCGCGAGCTCACCAAGGTGGTGAGCTATGCCGAACTGGCCGTTCTGGTCGAGCGGTTCGCCGCCGCGCTCGCCGAACTCGGCGTCGTGCGCGGTGACGTGGTCGCCTTCTACCTGCCGAACCGCTGGATCCTGACACCCCTGTACCTGGCCTGCCACCGGGTGGGGGCCGTCGCCTGCCCGGTGATCCCCGCGCTGGACGTCCGTGAACTGGCCCTGGTGCTTCAGGAGAGCGCCGCGCGGATCTGCGTCACGGTCGACGGCTTCAACGACATCGACTACGGCGCCCGGCTGGCCGAGGCGGCCCCCGCGTCCCTCGCCCACCGGGTCGTGGTGGGCGACGCCGCCGCCACCGGCGCCCTCGACTTCGACGAGTTCTTCGTCCGTACGCCGTGGGAGGAGCGGCACGACGTCGATACGGCGCGGCAGTTGGGCCCCGACGATCCGGCACTGCTGCTCTACACCTCCGGCACCACCGGCCGGATGAAGGGCGTCGTGCACAGCCAGAACACCCTGCACGCGGCCGTGCTCGCGGTCTCCGTGCCGCACCGGCTCGACGGGGACGACGTCATCTCCATCCCCAACTTCGCCACGCACATGGCCGGGCTGACCTACGCCTGCTACATGCCGCTGCTCCTGCACGCCACCTGTGTGATGCAGGAGGCCAACCGGGACATGGAACTGCTTCTCGATATCGTCGCCGCCCACCGTGTCACCTGGGCCTACGCCTCTCCGGCGTACCTCGTCGACCTGCTGGACGCCCAGCGCAAGGAGCCGCGCGACACCTCCAGCGTGGCGCAGATCGTGTCCGGCTCCGCCCCCATCCAGCCGCAGTTGATCGCCCAGGTGCGCGAGGTCTTCGACATCCCGGTGCGCGCCCTGTGGGGCATGACCGAGAACGGGGCCGTCACCGTGACCCGGGACGACGACCCGGAGGGCTGGGCGGGCCGCAGCGACGGCCGCGCGGAGCCCTGGATGGAGCTGCGCATCGCCGTCGAGGCGGGCCGCGACGCCGGCCGGCTGTTGGTGCGCGGGGCTTCGCAGTGTCTGGGGTATCTCGGCCAGCGCGAGGTCTACGAGGCCTGTCTCGACGAGGACGGCTGGTTCGACACCAGCGACCTGGCCCGTGACGACGGCCGGGGCGGCATCCGGATCGTCGGCCGCAGCGTCGACCAGATCACCCGCGGCAGCGGCCAGAAGGTCTCCACCCTGGAGGTCGAGTCCGTCCTGACCCGGCACCCGGCCGTCAAGGAGGTCGCGCTCGTCGGCTACCCGGACCCGCACGTCCCCGGCACCGAGTTGGTCTGTGCCGTCGTCGTGCCGGAGGGCGAGCCGCCCACCCTGGAAACGCTGCACGGCCATCTCGCGGACGAGCGGATGGCGAAGGTGCTCTGGCCCGACCGGGTCCAGTTCGTCTGGGAACTGCCCAAGAACTCGCTGGGCAAGGTGCTGCGGCACCCCCTGCGCGAACGTCTCGAGATCGAATACGCCGCCCGCCGATGA
- a CDS encoding ATP-grasp domain-containing protein has translation MKVGLLGWDYSGIDPDGISLVEYGRERGHEMSFFTLEEIAYRPDPSGVALTLGGEPAEAFDAVINRSKLYGDDWQDRVERLTMLSNVPGLRLFDPADVWVTGYSKFLMAQRLAAAGLPVPPIRSATSLADVEEACQEWGEVILKPSFGYRGTDVERVADFAADKAVAEELLSRYPTLVCQRFYPTSGGEYRITVAGEATPINMLKLPAPGSWRCKTMEGATFERFEAPDELVELSLRATRAMGITLAGLDILPAPDGYVILEVNPVPGYLSMLGREQHREVLGGVFDWVEAKTSA, from the coding sequence GTGAAAGTAGGCCTGCTCGGCTGGGACTATTCGGGAATCGATCCCGACGGCATAAGCCTGGTGGAGTACGGCCGGGAGCGCGGGCATGAAATGTCGTTCTTCACACTCGAGGAGATCGCCTATCGCCCCGACCCGTCCGGCGTGGCACTCACCCTCGGTGGGGAGCCCGCGGAGGCCTTCGACGCCGTCATCAACCGCTCCAAGCTGTACGGCGACGACTGGCAGGACCGCGTCGAACGGCTGACCATGCTCAGCAACGTGCCCGGCCTGCGGCTCTTCGACCCGGCTGACGTCTGGGTGACGGGATACAGCAAGTTCCTGATGGCCCAGCGGCTGGCCGCCGCCGGACTGCCCGTGCCGCCCATCCGCTCGGCGACCTCGCTCGCGGACGTCGAGGAGGCCTGCCAGGAGTGGGGCGAGGTCATCCTCAAGCCCTCCTTCGGCTATCGCGGCACCGACGTGGAACGCGTCGCCGACTTCGCGGCCGACAAGGCCGTCGCCGAGGAGTTGCTGTCCCGCTATCCGACCCTGGTCTGCCAGCGCTTCTATCCGACGTCGGGCGGCGAGTACCGGATCACGGTCGCGGGGGAGGCCACCCCGATCAACATGCTCAAGCTTCCGGCGCCGGGCTCCTGGCGCTGCAAGACGATGGAGGGCGCGACCTTCGAGCGGTTCGAGGCTCCCGACGAACTCGTCGAGCTGTCGCTGCGCGCCACCCGGGCCATGGGCATCACGCTGGCCGGCCTCGACATCCTTCCCGCCCCGGACGGCTATGTGATCCTCGAAGTGAATCCGGTCCCCGGCTACCTCTCCATGCTGGGCAGGGAGCAGCACCGCGAGGTGCTGGGCGGTGTCTTCGACTGGGTCGAGGCGAAGACCTCCGCCTAG
- a CDS encoding aldo/keto reductase codes for MRYMTFGRNTGLRVSEFALGTANFGAGVGAHPEAAGLMWARRGDGAGGEDARKVFDRFAEAGGTFIDTADCYQFGESEKLLGEFLAADRDHFVLSSKFTNSDSSRPGISNTGNSRKNMIRSVESSLKRLRTDHIDLYWAHFPDTLTPAEEILTAVDQLVRSGKILYAGLSNFPAWRVSRAVTIAELRGWAPVIGIQTEYNLVNRTGERELLPMAESLGLGAALWSPLGGGLLTGKYRRTEAGWVSDENRRHPRNDTDQIEAVVTTVLAVAEETGLSALQVALSWLRGRAARSTTAFVPVIGPRNEAQLEEYLTSLDVTLTEEQLARLDAVSAVELGSPHEIGRLVRDSLIGGDPDRMVAPVVPVA; via the coding sequence ATGCGCTACATGACCTTCGGCCGGAACACCGGGCTGCGTGTGTCGGAGTTCGCACTCGGTACGGCCAACTTCGGCGCGGGCGTCGGGGCACATCCCGAGGCCGCCGGACTGATGTGGGCCAGACGGGGTGACGGCGCCGGGGGCGAGGACGCCCGCAAGGTCTTCGACCGGTTCGCGGAGGCGGGCGGCACCTTCATCGACACCGCCGACTGCTACCAGTTCGGCGAGTCGGAGAAGCTGCTGGGCGAGTTCCTCGCCGCCGACCGCGACCACTTCGTCCTGTCGTCGAAGTTCACCAACAGCGACTCCTCCCGTCCGGGCATCTCCAACACCGGCAACAGCCGCAAGAACATGATCCGGTCCGTCGAGTCCAGCCTGAAACGCCTGAGGACCGATCACATCGACCTGTACTGGGCCCACTTCCCCGACACGCTCACCCCCGCCGAGGAGATCCTGACCGCCGTCGACCAGCTCGTGCGCAGCGGCAAGATCCTCTACGCCGGTCTCTCCAACTTCCCCGCCTGGCGCGTCTCCCGGGCCGTGACGATCGCGGAACTCCGCGGCTGGGCCCCCGTCATCGGCATCCAGACGGAGTACAACCTGGTCAACCGCACCGGCGAACGCGAACTGCTGCCCATGGCGGAGTCGCTCGGCCTCGGTGCGGCCCTGTGGTCACCGCTGGGCGGCGGACTCCTCACCGGCAAGTACCGGCGTACGGAGGCGGGCTGGGTCAGCGACGAGAACCGCCGCCACCCGCGCAATGACACCGATCAGATCGAGGCGGTCGTCACCACCGTCCTCGCCGTGGCCGAGGAGACCGGACTCTCGGCGCTCCAGGTGGCGCTGTCCTGGCTGCGCGGCCGCGCGGCGCGGTCGACCACCGCGTTCGTGCCGGTCATCGGCCCGCGCAACGAGGCCCAGCTCGAGGAGTACCTCACGTCCCTCGATGTCACGCTCACGGAAGAGCAACTGGCACGGCTGGACGCGGTGAGCGCCGTCGAGCTGGGCAGCCCGCACGAGATCGGCCGTCTCGTACGGGACTCCCTGATCGGCGGGGATCCCGACCGGATGGTCGCGCCGGTCGTGCCCGTGGCCTGA
- a CDS encoding GNAT family N-acetyltransferase → MEIVDRYGLALALIEAAELAEEPWARTDQYIDVVRLQNPPAGTWDELARRGFIRKPSLLTWVAELGADEDGFLAGLDRSARQTVRRAQRQAAAAGVRETIEDPVSPATLDRFLALYQERVAEMRFGVPFALDHRDAVLHGPRKFFGVFAYDGEELVGGCLALECPAVNTLVLRFSAVSAAYRRSSLPRVLYFSMLRAARARGYTRATLGNEPNLMGHLTQPGLLRFKTGLGFRAVPSHECADPQAADEADLVLRLKALSDPTLILGYAGRRLAAHLISEKPMEAAQAQLYTAPFLEPTTVHHHPAWTD, encoded by the coding sequence ATGGAGATCGTGGACCGCTACGGCCTGGCACTCGCCCTGATCGAAGCCGCGGAACTGGCCGAGGAACCCTGGGCCAGAACGGATCAGTACATCGACGTCGTCAGACTGCAAAATCCCCCGGCCGGGACCTGGGACGAACTCGCGCGCCGGGGGTTCATCCGCAAGCCGTCCCTCCTGACCTGGGTGGCCGAGCTGGGCGCGGACGAGGACGGCTTCCTGGCGGGCCTCGACCGCTCGGCGCGCCAGACCGTCCGGCGCGCTCAACGCCAGGCGGCCGCGGCCGGTGTGCGCGAGACGATCGAGGACCCGGTGTCACCGGCCACGCTCGACCGGTTCCTGGCGCTCTACCAGGAGCGGGTGGCCGAGATGCGGTTCGGCGTCCCGTTCGCGCTCGACCACCGGGACGCCGTCCTGCACGGGCCGCGGAAGTTCTTCGGGGTCTTCGCGTACGACGGGGAGGAGCTGGTCGGCGGCTGCCTCGCGCTCGAATGCCCGGCGGTGAACACGCTGGTGCTCCGGTTCTCCGCGGTGAGCGCGGCCTACCGGCGGTCCAGTCTTCCCCGCGTCCTCTACTTCTCCATGCTGCGGGCGGCCCGGGCCAGGGGGTATACCCGGGCGACGCTGGGAAACGAGCCGAATCTGATGGGCCATCTGACCCAGCCGGGACTGCTCCGATTCAAGACGGGGCTGGGGTTCCGCGCGGTTCCCTCACACGAGTGCGCCGATCCCCAGGCCGCCGACGAGGCCGATCTCGTCCTGCGTCTGAAGGCCCTCAGCGATCCGACCCTCATCCTCGGGTACGCCGGGCGTCGGCTCGCGGCGCATCTGATCAGCGAGAAACCGATGGAGGCGGCTCAGGCGCAGCTGTACACCGCGCCGTTCCTGGAGCCGACGACCGTCCATCACCATCCGGCGTGGACGGACTGA
- a CDS encoding DUF6202 family protein, producing the protein MTAATEFSHADRTELDERVDKEIDRARLRRADNTFFGTARTVESVSPQAALAIGVWWRSMTKSFMFSTLAGMGEMARVFSAQDAPTHDILGAFQTVYRVIGDDLDNAAPEFRAVAPRGPAGIHYVWWEDTIVAPLAARLGEDDLRAAAKLPEGITDLLANMDRLASSPLGAAIQLRVVETIALDIAVAFRRLYAKVSVEGERVFGENDQFAWIDSHIKAETVHAAQVSDDETGMTSVVTDPAQAAEFLVLVREYSDNWSRALACFADCLTGVPSESAGSSGAAASVGAGA; encoded by the coding sequence GTGACTGCTGCAACCGAGTTCTCCCACGCCGACCGGACCGAACTCGACGAGCGGGTGGACAAGGAGATCGACAGGGCGCGACTGCGGCGGGCGGACAACACTTTCTTCGGCACCGCACGCACCGTCGAATCGGTCTCCCCGCAGGCCGCGCTCGCCATAGGGGTGTGGTGGCGGTCGATGACGAAGAGCTTCATGTTCAGCACCCTCGCCGGAATGGGCGAGATGGCCCGGGTGTTCTCGGCGCAGGACGCGCCGACGCACGACATCCTGGGCGCCTTCCAGACGGTCTACCGGGTGATCGGTGACGACCTGGACAACGCGGCCCCGGAGTTCCGGGCCGTGGCGCCGCGCGGTCCGGCCGGCATCCACTACGTGTGGTGGGAGGACACCATCGTCGCTCCGCTGGCGGCACGACTGGGAGAGGACGACCTGCGGGCGGCGGCGAAGCTGCCCGAGGGCATCACCGACCTGCTGGCGAACATGGACCGGCTCGCGAGCTCCCCGCTCGGGGCGGCGATCCAGCTCCGGGTGGTGGAGACCATCGCGCTGGACATCGCTGTGGCCTTCCGGCGCCTGTACGCGAAGGTCTCGGTGGAGGGAGAGCGGGTCTTCGGCGAGAACGACCAGTTCGCCTGGATCGACTCCCACATCAAGGCGGAGACCGTGCACGCGGCGCAGGTCAGCGACGACGAGACCGGTATGACCTCGGTGGTCACGGACCCGGCGCAGGCTGCCGAGTTCCTCGTCCTGGTCAGGGAGTACTCCGATAACTGGTCCCGCGCTCTCGCATGCTTCGCGGACTGCCTCACCGGCGTCCCGTCGGAATCCGCCGGGTCCTCAGGGGCGGCGGCATCCGTCGGCGCGGGTGCCTGA
- a CDS encoding DUF6421 family protein, with translation MPGVDGEGHLLIDIDMGSVFAEVNELRGELGRRSSFREAETLKELARRIEGSDHLRRQPIVQAFLEDLRTFTPGSRLRATKYHINSRRDNHIFSLFDASYFPSLSLDYLTYEVLPTDPHLAERYASNTAPVTITGQSDGFASRAVVALFPENHFDGIQDPDDLIFYFIDKFVERHNRITRKMIDAVMAEGSFPLIQGATDKQVEQASSWWVRLHEYHHRQGDMPIPEFLSAKKYKPLAGLEELRVDVSAMLVLLNDAKLPREQARTAYEYILAERLLRYAVEGIPRPNYDAVASQLLFGYLSEHDGIRVADGVIELSPDIPVVLARFLGAIQDIERKIHEEPVAAVRQRLLDFTNRYTHYDPVARDYRYLPFFADVKERLGV, from the coding sequence GTGCCCGGAGTTGACGGGGAGGGGCATTTGTTGATCGACATCGACATGGGCTCGGTGTTCGCGGAAGTCAACGAATTACGGGGAGAGCTCGGCCGACGTTCCTCGTTCCGTGAGGCGGAGACCCTCAAGGAGTTGGCCCGCCGGATCGAAGGGTCCGACCACTTACGGCGGCAGCCGATAGTCCAGGCCTTTCTCGAGGACCTCCGCACCTTCACTCCCGGATCCAGGCTGCGGGCCACGAAGTACCACATCAACAGCCGTCGGGACAACCACATCTTCTCGTTGTTCGACGCCTCGTACTTTCCGTCCCTGTCTCTCGACTACCTCACCTACGAGGTCCTGCCCACCGATCCGCACCTCGCCGAGCGGTACGCCAGCAACACCGCTCCGGTCACCATCACGGGGCAGTCCGACGGGTTCGCGTCCCGTGCGGTGGTGGCGCTCTTCCCGGAGAACCACTTCGACGGAATTCAGGATCCGGACGATCTCATCTTCTACTTCATCGACAAGTTCGTCGAGCGGCACAACCGGATCACCCGGAAGATGATCGACGCGGTGATGGCCGAGGGAAGCTTCCCGCTCATTCAGGGAGCGACGGACAAGCAAGTGGAGCAGGCCTCTTCCTGGTGGGTGAGACTGCACGAATACCACCACCGGCAGGGCGACATGCCGATTCCCGAATTCCTGTCGGCCAAGAAGTACAAACCCTTGGCAGGACTCGAAGAGCTGCGCGTGGACGTCTCCGCCATGCTGGTCCTGCTGAACGACGCCAAGCTCCCCCGTGAGCAGGCGCGGACCGCGTACGAGTACATCCTCGCCGAGCGGCTGCTGCGCTACGCCGTCGAGGGCATCCCACGGCCCAACTACGACGCCGTCGCCTCTCAGCTGCTCTTCGGGTACCTGAGCGAGCACGACGGCATCCGGGTGGCCGACGGCGTGATCGAGCTGAGCCCGGACATCCCGGTGGTCCTGGCGCGGTTCCTCGGCGCGATCCAGGACATCGAGCGCAAGATCCACGAGGAGCCGGTCGCCGCCGTCCGTCAGCGGCTGCTGGATTTCACCAACCGGTACACGCATTACGATCCCGTGGCCCGCGACTACCGCTACCTCCCGTTCTTCGCCGACGTGAAAGAACGACTGGGCGTCTAG
- a CDS encoding thioesterase II family protein gives MTAHASRWLARDTARPEARVRLVCFPHAGGSAGFYRSWGQSLTEVEVHAVQYPGRADRFDEEPPHDLVRLAADIADALEPLADLPLAFFGHSLGAPIALETARALQRRGIDIEHLFASGSRDAPLPTGLVAEDDPDQLLEDLVRMGGTDAEMAADPIFQEVVLPYLIADGRMFHDYDMAPEPLLTCPVTTIVGDQDDDADRRPWSELSTAPVQEVGVSGNHFYLIAEPPYSLLRKTLSDPRPGSR, from the coding sequence GTGACCGCGCACGCCTCGCGCTGGCTGGCGCGCGACACCGCCCGGCCCGAGGCGCGGGTGCGTCTGGTGTGCTTTCCGCACGCCGGCGGGTCGGCCGGCTTCTACCGTTCCTGGGGTCAGTCTCTGACCGAGGTGGAGGTCCACGCCGTCCAGTACCCGGGGCGCGCCGACCGGTTCGACGAGGAACCTCCGCACGACCTCGTCCGGCTCGCCGCCGACATCGCCGACGCGCTCGAACCGCTGGCGGATCTCCCCCTCGCCTTCTTCGGACACAGCCTGGGCGCTCCCATAGCCCTGGAGACGGCACGCGCGCTGCAGCGCCGGGGCATCGACATCGAGCACCTGTTCGCTTCGGGCTCCCGTGACGCCCCGCTGCCCACCGGCCTGGTCGCCGAGGACGACCCCGACCAGCTACTCGAGGACCTGGTCAGGATGGGCGGCACCGACGCGGAGATGGCGGCCGACCCGATCTTCCAGGAGGTGGTCCTGCCCTATCTGATCGCCGACGGTCGCATGTTCCACGACTACGACATGGCGCCCGAGCCGTTGCTCACGTGTCCCGTGACCACCATCGTCGGCGACCAGGACGACGACGCGGACCGCCGCCCGTGGAGCGAGTTGAGCACGGCGCCCGTCCAGGAGGTCGGCGTTTCCGGGAACCATTTCTACCTCATCGCCGAACCGCCCTACTCCCTCCTGCGTAAAACTCTCTCGGACCCGCGACCCGGTTCCCGCTGA